From one Salvelinus alpinus chromosome 14, SLU_Salpinus.1, whole genome shotgun sequence genomic stretch:
- the LOC139538894 gene encoding TGF-beta receptor type-2-like codes for MGCWRFSAVNIVLLSFCLPILSFTHIKTSLCKWCDYSSPICEDSVCYTNCSLSSFCNLSEEICVAIWRKDNQSTSVKTLCHQPKQPLENIMLSNYSSNECVMAPHPSEDGVLFVCGCLGEHECNDKLIFDKGSNGFSKLKSKDVIPVVVISLVPPFLVAIIASMAFYLYRTKQPRKQPKDWAPKRTHYKALDIPEGLSGDVITGGEDCHGKPSAINGDTTSDMCPVRACNFNHNMEQLPIQLEALVGKGRFAEVWRAKLHHQAAGSLYETVAVKIFPSVEYVSWSKERAIFSDANLEHDNVVKFLTAEERGPSGSPQRQYWLVMAYHSLGNLQDFLAGHVLSWAELCAMAGSVAQGLAHLHSDTTPCGIPKVPVAHRDLKSSNIMVKSRRECALCDFGLALRLDLSLTVDDFANSGQVGTARYMAPEVLESRVNLEDLEAFKQMDVYSMALVLWEMVSRCEVIGEVKSYEPPFGSKVSDQPCVDSMRDLVLRDRGRPEIPTSWTTHQGMDLLCATINECWDHDPEARLTAHCVVERFGSLEEEMEQKGLDTINNSQNNHQGPPSGIFPDCDVDPLTPETDTEGPSSLGR; via the exons GCCTTCCCATCCTCTCCTTCACACACATCAAGACCAGCCTGTGTAAGTGGTGTGACTACTCCAGCCCTATCTGTGAGGACAGTGTGTGTTACACCAactgttccctctcctccttctgtaATCTGAGTGAAGAGATCTGCGTTGCTATATG GCGGAAGGACAACCAGAGTACGAGTGTGAAGACGTTATGCCACCAGCCCAAGCAGCCCCTGGAGAACATCATGTTGTCCAACTACTCCTCCAACGAGTGTGTGATGGCTCCTCATCCTTCTGAGGACGGGGTCCTGTTCGTCTGTGGCTGCCTGGGAGAACATGAGTGCAACGATAAGCTCATATTCGACAAGGGCTCTAATG GTTTTTCCAAGCTCAAGAGTAAAGATGTGATCCCAGTGGTAGTGATCAGCCTTGTCCCTCCCTTCTTAGTGGCTATCATTGCTTCCATGGCTTTCTACCTGTACCGTACCAAACAGCCCAGAAAGCAGCCCAAAGACTGGGCTCCCAAACGCACACACTACAAG GCTTTGGACATCCCTGAGGGACTTAGTGGGGACGTCATCACCGGTGGTGAGGACTGCCATGGCAAGCCATCAGCCATCAATGGCGACACCACCTCTGACATGTGTCCTGTCCGGGCCTGTAACTTCAACCACAACATGGAGCAGCTGCCTATCCAGCTGGAAGCCTTGGTGGGGAAGGGTCGCTTCGCTGAGGTGTGGCGGGCCAAGCTCCACCACCAGGCCGCCGGTTCTCTGTACGAGACAGTGGCAGTGAAG ATCTTCCCGTCTGTGGAGTACGTGTCCTGGAGTAAGGAGAGGGCCATCTTCTCTGACGCCAACCTGGAGCACGACAATGTGGTTAAATTCCTGACAGCAGAGGAGCGAGGGCCCTCCGGCTCCCCTCAGAGGCAGTACTGGCTGGTCATGGCCTATCACAGCCTTGGGAACCTGCAG gacttcctggcgggccacGTGTTGAGCTGGGCTGAGCTTTGTGCTATGGCTGGGTCGGTGGCTCAAGGATTGGCCCACCTTCATAGTGATACCACCCCCTGTGGGATCCCCAAGGTGCCTGTGGCCCACCGCGATCTGAAGAGCAGCAACATCATGGTAAAGAGCAGAAGAGAGTGTGCCCTCTGTGACTTTGGTCTGGCTCTGAGGCTGGACCTCTCCCTCACCGTGGATGACTTTGCCAACAGTGGCCAG GTGGGGACAGCTCGCTACATGGCCCCTGAGGTGTTGGAGTCTAGGGTGAATCTGGAGGATCTGGAGGCCTTTAAACAGATGGATGTCTACTCCATGGCCCTGGTCCTCTGGGAAATGGTGTCCCGCTGCGAAGTCATAGGGG AAGTGAAGAGTTATGAGCCGCCCTTTGGCTCTAAGGTGTCTGACCAGCCGTGTGTGGACAGCATGAGGGACCTGGTCCTGAGAGACAGGGGCAGACCTGAGATACCCACCAGCTGGACAACACATCAG GGTATGGATCTTCTGTGCGCCACCATCAATGAGTGTTGGGACCACGACCCAGAGGCCAGGCTCACAGCCCACTGTGTGGTGGAGCGCTTTGGAAGTCTAGAAGAGGAGATGGAGCAGAAGGGGTTAGACACTATCAACAACAGCCAGAACAACCATCAGGGTCCTCCCTCTGGTATCTTCCCTGACTGTGACGTGGACCCTTTGACCCCTGAAACAGACACAGAGGGACCCTCATCCCTGGGCCGCTGA